A region of Nocardioides alkalitolerans DNA encodes the following proteins:
- a CDS encoding ABC transporter permease encodes MRAALWRRRIGHTALGLGFVALLLLLWDLGVRGEWVLLFDIKMGFLPAPDVVARLLWDFAFGGLYDDAYSGTLLEHLTASALRVLAGFGLAAALAVPIGVLMGRFPLVNAALDPAVNLFRPVPATAWVPLVLLIIGFGSQATIFLITLSAFFPILLNTIAATREVPPRLVEAARMLGTTRVGVLMKVVVPAATPGIVSGLRIGLGLGWVILVLGEANGIDTGLGSMIMLAREQVRTDRVVVGMIVIGLAGFLSDRILVLGFKGLFGRRPLVRA; translated from the coding sequence GTGAGGGCCGCGCTCTGGCGGCGCCGGATCGGCCACACCGCGCTCGGCCTCGGCTTCGTCGCCCTGCTCCTACTGCTGTGGGACCTCGGCGTCCGCGGTGAGTGGGTGCTGCTCTTCGACATCAAGATGGGGTTCCTGCCGGCTCCGGACGTCGTCGCGCGGCTGCTGTGGGACTTCGCCTTCGGCGGCCTGTACGACGACGCCTACTCCGGCACGCTCCTGGAGCACCTCACGGCGAGCGCGCTGCGGGTGCTCGCCGGGTTCGGGCTGGCGGCGGCGCTCGCCGTCCCCATCGGGGTGCTGATGGGCCGCTTCCCGCTCGTGAACGCGGCGCTGGACCCGGCCGTCAACCTGTTCCGGCCCGTGCCCGCCACGGCGTGGGTGCCGCTGGTGCTGCTCATCATCGGGTTCGGCAGCCAGGCCACGATCTTCCTCATCACGCTGTCCGCGTTCTTCCCCATCCTGCTCAACACGATCGCGGCCACCCGGGAGGTGCCGCCGCGGCTCGTCGAGGCGGCGCGCATGCTCGGCACGACGCGCGTCGGCGTGCTGATGAAGGTGGTGGTGCCCGCGGCGACGCCCGGCATCGTCAGCGGGCTGCGGATCGGGCTCGGCCTCGGCTGGGTGATCCTCGTGCTCGGCGAGGCCAACGGCATCGACACCGGCCTCGGCAGCATGATCATGCTGGCCCGCGAGCAGGTGCGCACGGACCGCGTGGTCGTCGGCATGATCGTCATCGGGCTCGCCGGCTTCCTGTCCGACCGCATCCTCGTGCTCGGGTTCAAGGGACTGTTCGGCCGTCGGCCGCTGGTGCGGGCATGA
- a CDS encoding ABC transporter ATP-binding protein: protein MSAVRGSVTADRTAAPPVVDESGRVSLAGVGKRYETRRGPVDAVADVDLEVAPGEFVAIVGASGCGKSTLLRILAGFEGHTSGIVEVGGSPVRGPGPARGVVFQDYGLFPWLTVAENVRFGLRQQRWSRARAKRRAAEMIEVVGLTRFSDRFPGELSGGMQQRVAIARVLAADPALLLMDEPFGALDALTRTTMQHELKRLRAESGATVLFVTHSIEEAVYLADRVVVMAGGASHGKPGHIAAIVPVDLGDERDVNGPAFNDLERRIGALVHGS, encoded by the coding sequence ATGAGCGCCGTGCGCGGGTCGGTCACGGCCGACCGGACCGCCGCCCCTCCCGTGGTCGACGAGTCCGGTCGCGTGTCGCTGGCCGGGGTCGGGAAGCGCTACGAGACCAGGCGGGGGCCGGTCGACGCCGTCGCCGACGTCGACCTCGAGGTCGCCCCCGGCGAGTTCGTCGCCATCGTCGGCGCGAGCGGCTGCGGCAAGTCGACGCTGCTCCGAATCCTCGCGGGCTTCGAGGGCCACACCTCGGGCATCGTCGAGGTCGGCGGGTCCCCCGTACGCGGGCCCGGGCCGGCACGCGGCGTCGTGTTCCAGGACTACGGCCTGTTCCCCTGGCTGACCGTCGCCGAGAACGTCCGCTTCGGCCTGCGCCAGCAGCGCTGGTCCCGGGCGCGAGCCAAGCGCCGCGCCGCCGAGATGATCGAGGTCGTCGGGCTGACCCGGTTCTCCGACCGGTTCCCCGGCGAGCTGTCGGGCGGCATGCAGCAGCGGGTCGCCATCGCCCGGGTGCTCGCCGCCGACCCGGCGCTGCTGCTCATGGACGAGCCGTTCGGGGCGCTCGACGCCCTGACCCGCACGACCATGCAGCACGAGCTGAAGCGGCTGCGGGCCGAGAGCGGCGCGACGGTGCTGTTCGTGACGCACTCGATCGAGGAGGCGGTCTACCTGGCGGACCGCGTCGTGGTCATGGCCGGCGGCGCCTCCCACGGCAAGCCCGGGCACATCGCCGCGATCGTGCCCGTCGACCTCGGCGACGAGCGGGACGTCAACGGGCCGGCGTTCAACGACCTCGAGCGTCGGATCGGGGCTCTCGTGCACGGGAGCTGA
- a CDS encoding VOC family protein: protein MAITTTGFSHVRLTVRDIEASRRFYDAVFGWEVAYELPADADEETREQLWFLFGGVIYSVPGGLLGLRPVAPGDDTFSENRVGLDHVAFAVPTRAELDRAIEVLDELGASREDVKDAGAMWILEFRDPDGIALELSAPK, encoded by the coding sequence ATGGCCATCACCACCACCGGGTTCAGCCACGTGCGGCTCACCGTGCGGGACATCGAGGCGTCGCGACGCTTCTACGACGCGGTCTTCGGCTGGGAGGTGGCCTACGAGCTGCCCGCCGACGCCGACGAGGAGACGCGCGAGCAGCTCTGGTTCCTGTTCGGCGGCGTCATCTACTCCGTTCCCGGGGGTCTCCTCGGCCTCCGTCCCGTCGCCCCCGGCGACGACACCTTCTCGGAGAACCGGGTCGGTCTCGACCACGTGGCGTTTGCCGTGCCGACCCGGGCCGAGCTCGACCGCGCGATCGAGGTGCTCGACGAGCTGGGGGCCTCCCGGGAGGACGTCAAGGACGCGGGCGCGATGTGGATCCTCGAGTTCCGCGACCCCGACGGGATCGCGCTGGAGCTGTCCGCGCCGAAGTGA
- a CDS encoding VWA domain-containing protein, with the protein MVDLTKRTETATASLVSLMKKAQDDGVDLGEVSAACVLVMDHSGSMRKLYKSGHVQDIAERVLALSLTGLDDDGDIQVVFFDHQPFPAETVNADNYAGFVDRWDRGRHYGTTNYGDTIATVLTDVPSGGSPARGLSRFFKKAAASGPAAMPTLVFFVTDGAPDSGTKQRVKQLLVDAADKPVFWQFIGVNGFKPTFLEELDEMPGRVVDNVGLTAFDGETATDEAWFGEVLREFVTSWLPAARRAGVVAPGA; encoded by the coding sequence ATGGTCGATCTGACGAAGCGCACCGAGACGGCGACCGCGTCGCTCGTCAGCCTCATGAAGAAGGCCCAGGACGACGGCGTCGACCTGGGCGAGGTGTCCGCGGCCTGCGTCCTGGTGATGGACCACTCCGGGTCGATGCGGAAGCTCTACAAGAGCGGCCACGTGCAGGACATCGCCGAGCGGGTGCTCGCCCTGTCGCTGACCGGGCTCGACGACGACGGCGACATCCAGGTCGTCTTCTTCGACCACCAGCCCTTCCCGGCGGAGACGGTGAACGCCGACAACTACGCGGGGTTCGTCGACCGGTGGGACCGGGGGCGGCACTACGGCACGACGAACTACGGGGACACCATCGCGACGGTGCTGACCGACGTCCCTTCGGGTGGGTCGCCCGCGCGCGGTCTCTCGCGGTTCTTCAAGAAGGCAGCTGCCTCGGGGCCGGCCGCGATGCCGACCCTCGTCTTCTTCGTAACGGACGGTGCTCCCGACTCCGGTACCAAGCAGCGCGTCAAGCAGCTGCTCGTCGACGCCGCCGACAAGCCCGTGTTCTGGCAGTTCATCGGGGTCAACGGCTTCAAGCCCACGTTCCTCGAGGAGCTCGACGAGATGCCCGGCCGGGTGGTCGACAACGTCGGGCTGACGGCGTTCGACGGCGAGACGGCCACCGACGAGGCGTGGTTCGGCGAGGTGCTGCGGGAGTTCGTGACGTCGTGGCTGCCGGCCGCGCGTCGCGCCGGGGTCGTCGCGCCGGGCGCCTGA
- a CDS encoding DUF222 domain-containing protein, translated as MRLHPQITIGRWSSHVCSTRVGGMDRGTQHTATALIDAVRERTTAARVAEAAAFVAVGDWASAHTSDAVVGDPITVLGEWHGAEHAEALAGDQFLELGGPGAPVVAEFCIGEVAAARGCSFDAARRLVGDAVELRYRLPRVHARIAAGEVDVWRGRRIAQATRTLTFEGAGFVDRHIAYVAGKATGPEVDRLVAEAAARFDPETTEAERHAADGDRYLAIDLDDLGYADPLTGTLRGTVNVHGTLDLADALDLERTVAHVARQLGELGCDPDLDVRRSMALGEIARRCDGVTTLEYDAGDGPAGTEPRRVQRARREVVLFVHLDQAAITNNLNGFGPGIDACTGMTGIDLARLDTPGAPRGAVTVEQVQTWCASPDTTVTVKPIIDLNRDDAVNGYSPPDRIADHVRARWPKCVFPYCTRSSRTADLDHCERYDENGPPGQTSTRNLFPLCRHHHRMKTHREMTTGNRWTYRPTNPTRGEPPNALIWTSPLGLRYLVDRDGTRPWPDDPEPG; from the coding sequence GTGCGACTGCATCCACAGATCACCATCGGGAGATGGTCATCGCACGTCTGTTCGACTAGAGTGGGCGGCATGGATCGGGGGACCCAGCACACGGCGACCGCGTTGATCGACGCGGTCCGCGAGCGCACGACGGCGGCTCGTGTCGCGGAGGCGGCCGCATTCGTCGCGGTGGGTGACTGGGCGTCGGCTCACACCTCCGATGCGGTGGTCGGGGATCCGATCACGGTGCTGGGTGAGTGGCACGGAGCCGAGCACGCCGAGGCGTTGGCGGGCGATCAGTTCCTCGAGCTGGGTGGTCCGGGGGCGCCGGTGGTGGCGGAGTTCTGCATCGGCGAGGTCGCGGCCGCCCGCGGGTGTTCGTTCGATGCGGCGCGCCGGTTGGTCGGGGATGCGGTGGAGCTGCGCTACCGGCTCCCGCGCGTCCACGCCCGCATCGCTGCGGGCGAGGTCGACGTCTGGCGCGGACGGCGGATCGCGCAAGCCACTCGCACCCTGACCTTCGAGGGCGCGGGGTTCGTCGACCGGCACATCGCGTACGTCGCGGGCAAGGCCACCGGACCCGAGGTCGACCGACTCGTCGCCGAGGCCGCCGCGCGGTTCGACCCCGAGACCACCGAAGCCGAACGGCACGCGGCTGACGGCGACCGGTACCTGGCCATCGACCTCGACGACCTCGGCTACGCCGACCCACTGACCGGCACCCTGCGCGGCACCGTGAACGTCCACGGCACGCTCGACCTGGCCGATGCGCTCGACCTGGAACGGACCGTCGCGCACGTGGCCCGTCAGCTGGGCGAGCTGGGCTGCGACCCGGACCTCGACGTCCGCCGCTCCATGGCCCTTGGCGAGATTGCGCGGCGCTGCGACGGCGTGACCACGCTGGAGTACGACGCTGGTGACGGGCCAGCCGGCACCGAGCCGCGACGGGTGCAGCGGGCGCGGCGTGAAGTGGTGCTGTTCGTCCACCTCGACCAGGCCGCGATCACCAACAACCTGAACGGGTTCGGGCCGGGCATCGACGCCTGCACCGGCATGACGGGGATCGACCTGGCCCGGCTCGACACTCCGGGCGCGCCCCGTGGCGCAGTGACGGTCGAGCAGGTCCAGACGTGGTGCGCGAGCCCGGACACGACGGTGACCGTCAAGCCGATCATCGATCTCAACCGCGACGACGCCGTGAACGGCTACAGCCCGCCCGATCGGATCGCCGACCACGTCCGTGCCCGCTGGCCGAAGTGCGTCTTCCCGTACTGCACCCGTTCCTCGCGGACCGCAGACCTCGACCACTGCGAGCGATACGACGAGAACGGCCCACCCGGCCAGACTTCCACTCGCAACCTGTTCCCGCTGTGCCGACACCACCACCGCATGAAGACCCACCGCGAGATGACCACCGGCAACAGATGGACCTACCGCCCCACCAACCCCACACGAGGCGAACCACCCAACGCCCTCATCTGGACCAGCCCCCTGGGCCTGCGCTACCTCGTCGACCGCGACGGCACCCGCCCCTGGCCCGACGACCCAGAACCCGGCTGA
- a CDS encoding antibiotic biosynthesis monooxygenase: MQDFSTDRHDQLLGIARFTFVEGGAATFKRLSARCMEIVRTQDSGTLQYDVYLDDDETGAVVVERYRDSAALIEHLENIGPQLMQEVLATATTVEGETLGRPSDELRARMSEGPVRLFAPYLSM; this comes from the coding sequence GTGCAGGACTTCTCGACCGACCGCCACGACCAGCTCCTCGGCATCGCGCGCTTCACGTTCGTCGAGGGCGGTGCGGCCACCTTCAAGCGGCTGTCCGCGCGGTGCATGGAGATCGTGCGGACGCAGGACTCGGGCACGCTGCAGTACGACGTCTACCTCGACGACGACGAGACCGGCGCCGTGGTGGTGGAGCGCTACCGTGACTCCGCCGCGCTCATCGAGCACCTCGAGAACATCGGGCCGCAGCTGATGCAGGAGGTGCTGGCCACGGCCACCACGGTCGAGGGCGAGACCCTCGGTCGCCCGAGCGACGAGCTGCGGGCGCGGATGAGCGAGGGCCCCGTGCGGCTGTTCGCGCCGTACCTGTCGATGTGA
- a CDS encoding glycosyl hydrolase, giving the protein MSYPVSPPPRTVSRRALLGAAGLAAAALAVPALAAPARAASGTTDRGYGVFLPAYPGNLDAVRTAGAAVGRMPELVTWYVAWSTKAAFPLAQVQEVTGLGALPEITWEPWDPARGTAPSTYSMASIAAGRHDSYIRSWARAAAAWGRPVRLRFAHESNGSWYPWAVGVNGTTASQYAAAWRRVVTLFRSAGARNVQFVWCPNIPFAGTPALASIYPGDAYVDVVGLDGYNWGTSQDWSQWGTFTDVFGAGVNELRSFTAKPLVLGEVGCAEAGGDKAAWIADMFAVLDAHPEVRGFTWFNAAKETDWRVESTQASLDAFRTGVA; this is encoded by the coding sequence GTGTCCTACCCTGTCTCCCCGCCTCCCCGCACCGTGTCCCGCCGCGCCCTGCTCGGCGCCGCCGGCCTCGCGGCCGCTGCGCTCGCCGTACCCGCCCTCGCCGCACCCGCTCGTGCCGCGTCGGGGACCACGGACCGCGGCTACGGCGTCTTCCTGCCGGCCTACCCCGGCAACCTCGACGCCGTCCGCACCGCCGGCGCTGCGGTCGGGCGGATGCCGGAGCTCGTGACCTGGTACGTCGCATGGTCCACCAAGGCGGCGTTCCCCCTGGCCCAGGTGCAGGAGGTCACCGGCCTGGGTGCGCTGCCGGAGATCACCTGGGAGCCCTGGGACCCCGCGCGCGGGACCGCCCCGTCGACGTACTCCATGGCCTCCATCGCCGCCGGCCGCCACGACTCCTACATCCGCTCGTGGGCGCGCGCCGCCGCAGCGTGGGGTCGGCCGGTGCGGCTGCGCTTCGCGCACGAGTCGAACGGGTCGTGGTACCCCTGGGCCGTCGGCGTCAACGGCACCACCGCGAGCCAGTACGCCGCGGCCTGGCGCCGCGTCGTGACCCTGTTCCGCTCGGCGGGCGCGCGCAACGTGCAGTTCGTGTGGTGCCCCAACATCCCCTTCGCGGGCACGCCCGCGCTCGCCTCCATCTACCCGGGCGACGCGTACGTCGACGTGGTCGGCCTCGACGGCTACAACTGGGGCACCAGCCAGGACTGGTCGCAGTGGGGCACCTTCACCGACGTGTTCGGCGCCGGTGTGAACGAGCTGCGGTCGTTCACCGCCAAGCCCCTCGTGCTGGGTGAGGTGGGCTGTGCCGAGGCCGGTGGCGACAAGGCCGCCTGGATCGCCGACATGTTCGCCGTGCTCGACGCCCACCCCGAGGTCCGGGGGTTCACCTGGTTCAACGCGGCCAAGGAGACCGACTGGCGCGTCGAGTCGACGCAGGCCTCGCTCGACGCCTTCCGCACCGGCGTCGCCTGA